The genomic stretch GAGTGCGGCCCCGCCGGGCGGGAGTTCGGCGCCGGCCATGTCGAAGAAGCGGGCGCCGAGGGCGCGGAGGGCGCCGGCGCCGCCGTCGGTGGTGGCGCTGCCGCCGACGCCGATGAGCATGCGGGCGGGCTGGCCGGCGGCGGCATCGGCGATGAGTTCGCCGACGCCGAAGCTGTCGGCGCGGAGGGCATCGCGCTCCCCGGGCTTGAGGTGGAAGAGACCGTTGGCCTGCGCGGCTTCGATGACGGCTTCGCCGCTTTCGCGGAGGCGGAGGTAGCGGCCGAGGACGCGCCGGCCGAGGGGGTCGTGGACGACGGCGGCGCAGGTATCGGCGCGGACGGCGCGGCGGAGGGCATCGAGCAGGCCGGGGCCGCCATCGGAGAGGGGGAGGAGGTCGATGGTCCAGGCTGGCCGGGCGGCCCGGATGCCGGCAGCGATGGCGGCGGCGGCTTCGTCGGCAGAGAGGCTGCCTTTGAACTCCTGGGGAGCAACGAGGATGCGCACGTCAGCTCAGCCAGAGGCGCCAGGCGGCGATGAGGACGATGGCGATGATGTAGCCGTAGGCGACGTTGCGGACGAAGCGGAGGGTATCGCGGGCCTGCCGGTTGCGGAAGACGACGGCCATCACGATGGTGACGGCGAAGAAGGTGACGACCGCAAGGGCGAGGAGCGACTTCATCCGTGAGAGCGCCGGGCCGGGGGCTCAGCTGTCGCCGACGACGGTGCGGCTGGCGAACTTCCAGCCCTCGGCGGTGCGGACCAGTTCGTCGCGGTAGATGGCGGTGACGAGGATGGAGGCGGGCGGCTGTTCGCCGGGGGCCAGGCGGAGGAGCATGAGGTAGCAGCTCCCGGAAGCGGTTTCGCCATCGCCGTCGAGGACTAGGTTGTTGGTCCAGTGGCGGGCCTTCATGCGGGTGGCGAAGGCGTTGCCGAAGGCTTCGAGCTGTTCGCGGCCTTCGAAGGTGCCGGAGGCGGAGGAGAACCGGCCATCGGGGGTGAAGCAGGCGGCCCAGGCGGCGCCGTTGCCGGAATCGATGGCGTGGTTGTAGCGGGCGTAGAGCTGCTGGATGGCGAGCTGGTCTTCGACGGAGAGGGGCATGGACGAGACCTCCGGTGGGGTGGCGGGCACGGCGCCCGGCTGCTGGCGTACGATAGGGCAATCGCGGGAGAAGGGCACACGATCATGCGCGCAACCTGGGTGATGGGCATGCTGGCCGGGCTGGCGCTGCTCGCTGCGGGATGCGGCGATAACGGCGGCGGGTACCCGGATGGGCTGGCGAACGATGCGTACGACCTGGCGGCGATGTCGCTGCTGGCGGAGGACCTGCCGCCGGAATTTGAGAAGCAGACGCCGGGGGAGTTCGAGAACGAGGCGTGGGCAGCGATTTTCCAGACTGACGACGTGGAGGCGAAGCTGCGGCAGCTGGAGGCACAGGGGCGGCTGCGGAACTACGTGTCGCTGTTCGGGCCGAAGGGGCTCGGCCCGGTGCTGGCGGTGACGGCGATTTCGACGCTGTATGAGGATGCCGGCGCGGCGGAGCGCTCGCTGCGGGAGTTCGCCTGCGGGCTGCCGATCGAGGCGAATGTGCGGCTGGAGCCGCAGCTGGTGCCGGCAATCGGGGATGGGGCGAGCGGGTTCCTGGTGCGGCAGTTCGAGGAGGACGCGCCGACGTTCGTCGACGCGACGGTGTGCTTCCGCACGGGGCGGGTGGTGCACGCGGTCCAGGCGACGAGCGTAGCCGGGGTGGAGGATATCGGGTTCGTGATCCGGCTGGCGGAGCGGATGCTGGCGCGGACGGACGCGGCGTTCGCGAAGGCCGAGGGTTAGCCGCCGGGCGGCTCGCGGCGGAGGGCGTAGATGGTGCGGCCGCGGGCGCAGAGGGTGCGCCGCTCATCGAAGATGGAGACCTCGGCGTAGACCATGGTGCGACCCTTGCGGACGATGGCGGCCTCGGCGGTGGCGCGGGCCCCGTGGACGGGCCGGAGGTAGGTAATGCCGAGGTCGGCGGTGCCGTTGGGGATATCGCCGGGTTCGAGGGAGGCCTGGAGGGCGAAGAGCATGGCGATATCGACCATGGCGGCGAGGACGCCGCCGTGGACGGCGCCCCCGACCCCGGAGAGGGTGGCCGGGGAGGTGCGGAGGGCGATGCTGGCGAACCCGGGCCGGGCTTCGGTGAGTTCGAGGCCGAGGAGGCGGTGCAGCTCGGTGGCGGCGAAGCGCTCGGCGAGGTGCGGAGGGACGGCGCCCATAGCGGTCACCAGGTGGCGGCGGCGGGCTTCGGCGCATCGGGCGGGGCAGCGCCGTAGTCGCCGAAGGGGCCGTCGCGCCAGTCGAGGGCGGCCTTGAGGCCGTTTTCGCGGGCGATGCGGCCGAAGGTTTCGCCGCCGGGGCGGACGCGGCCGAGCTCCTGGATATCGCCGCCGACCTGGAGGGAGGTGCGGAAGCCCATGATTTCGTAGACGCGGTTGATTTGGCGCTTGGTCATCTGGAGCATGGGGCCGTCGATGTTGGCGATGCGCTCGGCGAGGGATTCGGTGACCTCGCAGAGGCGGTCGATGGGGACGGCGCGGTTGGCCCAGCCGAGTTCGACGGCTTCGCGGCCGGTGACGCTGTCGCCGGTGTAGAGGAGCTCGCGGACCTTGCGCATGTGCATGTGCCAGGGGTGGTAGATGATGTCGACGGGTGTCATGGCGCGGACGGGCGGGTAGCCGATGATGGCGTCTTCGGCGACGACCATGAGGTCGCACATGGAGGCGAGTTCGGTTCCGCCGGCGAGGCAGTAGCCGTGGACCTGGGCGATGACGGGCTTGGTGCATTCCCAGATCTGCCAGTAGCCGCTGAGGAGGTGCTGGGGCCACTGGCCCTGGCCGGGGTGGATGGGGCCGACGTTGGGGAGGCCGGAGCGCTTTTCGACGTAGTCGCGGTCGTCGCTGGTTTGGGAGACGCCGGAGAGGTCGTAGCCGGCGGAGAAGGCGCGGCCTGAGCCGCGGATGATGATGGTGCGGACCTCGGGGTCCATTTCGAAGTCTTTGAGAGCATCGAAGAGCTCAGCGCGGAGGTTGTGGCTGAGCGCGTTCATTTTCTCCGGGCGGTTGAGCTGGATGATGCCGTGGCGCTGCTGCTTGATGGTGAGGATGTCGCGGTAGTCCTTCATGGCAGCGGGGATTGTGGCGCGGCGGGCGGAGGCTGTCGACGGGGTCAGGCCCAGACGGCGTCGATGAGGGTGTCGGGGATATCGAAGACGGCCGGGCCATCGGGGAGGTAAAGCGGCTCTTCGCGGAGCCAGCGGGGCAGGCGGTCGTCGGCGCGGGTGAAGCCGGCGCGGCGGTTGAACTCGCGCTCGGCGTCGATGGCGGCGCGGGCCATGCGGAGGATGACTTCGTCGTCGCAGGGGATATCGAAGCGGGTGCTGGCGAAGGCGGCGAGGTCGGCCGGGAGGGCGTTGGTGAACTGGCAGACGCCGGCGGAGTCGATGGCCATCATGACGAGCTGTTCGTGGCGGCTCTGCTTGACGAGGGTCTCGGCGTTGACGCCGCGGGCGGTGACCATGCCGGCGGTGTGGTCGGCGCCCTGGGGGCTGGTGGCGTAGGTGATGCCCATGCCCTTGAGGGTGCGCGGCTCCCAGGCGGGGAGGCCCTGGCCCTTGACGGCGGGGACGCGGTCGATGCCGAAGGTTGCGGCGGTGTGGACGGTGCCGTTGCCGATGATGCGGCCGAGGGGGGTGCCGGCGCGGACCTCTTCGAGGAGGCGCTTTGTTCCCTCCCAGTCGCCCCAGGGGAGGACGCCGGCTTCCATGGCGACGCCGATGGCGTTGCCGATTTCGATGGTATCGAGGCCGATGTCGTCGCAGAGGCGGTCGAGCTCGGCGACGGCGTCGGCGGGGCCGATTTCGAGGTTGGAGCCGAGGAGGGCGATGGTTTCGAATTCGAGGGCGGTGGTGACGTGGTTGCCGTGTTCGTCGTTGAAGAGGATGGCGCACTTGATGATGCAGCCGGCCATGCAGGGGAGCATTTTGCCGCCGCGGGTGGCCCCGAGCTCTTCGATGTACTGGCCGGAGATGGTGTGGGCGCGGTCCCAGGTGCCGAAGCGGTGGTTGCGGGTGGGCATGGACTGGATATTGTCGCGGTTGACGAAGCGGACGACGCCGGCGGTGCCGACGGTGGAGAGGTTGTGGGTGCGGGGGTCTTCGAGGACGAGTTTGGAGAAGCGGGTGACGTGCTGGCGGAAGTCGTCTTTGCGGAGGCCAGGGATGGTGCGGGGCGCGCCGGTATCGTCGACGACGATGGCTTTGAGGCCCTTTGCGCCCATGACGGCGCCGGGGCCGCCGCGGGCGGCGTGGCGGGTGGGGCGGCCCTCGGGGTCGGTGACGGCGACGGAGGCGGCGGCCATGCGGTGTTCGCCGGCGGGGCCGATGGTGGCTGCGGCGCGGGCGCCGACGGCTTCGCCGACGAGCTGGCGGTGGAGGTCGTAGTTGGAGCGGCCGGCGAGTTCGGGCGCGGGGGCGAGGCGGACGCCGTGCTGGTCGATATCGAGCCGCTGCCAGCCGGAGCGTGAGGCGCCAGAGATGACGAGGGCTTTGATGCCGAGGCGGGCGAGGCGGTGACCAAGCTGGCCGCCGACGTTCGCCTCTTTGACGCCGCCGGTGAGGGGGCTCTTAAACACGAAGGAGGTGCGCCCGCTGGTGGTGACGGCGGTGCCGCCGAGGAAACCGGGGCAGATATAGAGGCGGGCGTCGCGGTGGAGCGGGTGGATGGTCGGGTCGGTCTCTTCGAGAAGGAGGGTGGCGCCGAGGGCGCGGCCGCCGAGGTAGCGGAGGCGCTCGGGGGCAGGTTCTTCGGTGATCTCGCCCGTGGTCATGTCGACCCGGACGATGCGGTCGATTTCCATGGGGGCTCCGGGACGGTTGCTGTAGCGGGCATCCTACACAATGCGCGGGGGGATGGTCAGCGGCGGCACCGGGAGCTGCCCCCGGCGGGCCTATACTTGGGGCATGCGCTGGTGGGAGTTCGAATCGGTTATCGGGAGCGACGTTATTGCGCTGGTGCGCGGCGCGGCGGCAGAGGCCGAGCGGCGGAGTGCGCTGACGCCGGAAGTCGTGCAGGCGATTGTGGAGCGCGGCTGGTTCAAGGCGTGGGTGCCGCGGGAGTTTGGCGGGCTGGAGCTGGATCTCGAGGCGGGGCTGCGGCTGTTCGAAGCGGCGGGCTGGGTCGACGGGTCGTTCGGGTGGAGCGTGATGATCGGGGCGGGCGGCGGCGTGTTCGCGGGGCTGATGCGGGAGACGACGGCGCACGCGGTGTTCGACCCGAAGGAGGCGGTCATCGCGGGGTCGGGGAACCCGCGCGGCACGGCGGAGCGGGTGCCCGGCGGGTTCCGGGTGAGCGGGCGGTGGCAGTGGGCGAGCGGGGCGCCGTGGGCGACGACGTTCACGGCGAACTGCGTGGTGACCGAAGGCGGGGAGCCGGTGCCGGGGGCGAACGGCGGGCCGCTGATCCGGGCGATGGCGTTCGAGCCGGCGCAGGTGCGGATTCACGAGACGTGGGATGCGCACGGGATGCGCGGCACGGCGAGCCACGACATGGAGGTGACGGAGGCGTTCGTGCCGGAGGAGCGGATGTTCTCGGTGTTCGAGGGGGAGCCGTGGCACCCGGCAACGGTCTTCCGGGTGCCGTTCGTGGAGTTCGCGGAGGCGACGACGGCGTCGGTGCTCCCCGGGGTGGCGCTGCGGCTGTTCGACCTGGTGGCGGCATCGACGCGGGAGCGAACGGAGTACGGCGGTCCGCGGCTGATGGCGGAGCGGGACGATGTGCGGAGCCGGATGGCGGAAGCGCTGGTGACGGTTGAGGCGGGGCGCACGCTGCTGTTCGATGCGGCGCGGCAGACGTGGGCGGAGGCGGAGCGGGGCCGGCCGGCGCCGTCGACGCTGGCGCGGCTTTCGCTGGCGGCGAATTTTGCGGCGGCAGGCGCGCTGCGGGCGGGGAGCATCGTTGCGCCGCTGGGCGGGATGGCGCTGAACCAGCGGGCGGACGAGGCCGGGCGGGCGTGGCGCGACCTGCAGACGGCGGGGCAGCACGGGGCGATCCGGCCGACCGGGCTGGCCATGCGGGGCGCGGAGCTGCTGGCGGACTGACGGGCGGCCCGGGGCCGGGCGGGCCTATACTCGCGGCATGAGCCTGCCGCGGCTGGTGGTCACAATGGGCGACCCGAACGGCATCGGCCCGGAGGTGGTCGCGAAGGCGCTGGCGAGAGCGGACGTGCGGGCGGCGGCCGAGGTGCGGGTGGTCGGGCTGCGGCACGTGCTGGCGCCATGGCTGGAGGCGGCGGGCGCGGGCGGGGCGGATGTGGTGGAGCCCGTTGCGGCGCCGGGGTTCCGGGTGCGCCACGGGGAGGTCGACGCGGAGGCGGGGCGGCTCGCGCACCGCTGGGTGGAGTTCGCGGCCGCGGCGTGCCTTGCGGGCGAGGCCGACGGCATGGTGACGGCGCCGGTGAACAAGGCGGCGTTCGCGGCGGCGGGCATCCGGGAGACGGGGCACCAGGAGGTGCTGCAGCGGGTGAGCGGGGCGGAGCACGTGGCGACGATGCTGGTGACCGGCGGGCTGCGGTGCATGCACCTGAGCACCCACAAGCCGCTGCGCGAGGCGTGCGCCTACGTGACCCGGGCGAACGTGCTGCGGGCGATTGCACTGACGGACCGGGAGTTCCGGCGGTGGGGGTTTGCGCAGCCGCGGATTGCGGTGGCGGCGCTCAATCCGCACGCGGGCGAGGGCGGACTGATCGGCCGGGAGGAGATCGAGGAGATCGGGCCGGCGGTGGAGGACGCCCGGGCCCAGGGGGTAGACGCACGGGGGCCGTTCCCGGCGGATTCGGTGTTCAACCGGGCGATCGCGGGGGAGTTCGATGTGGTGGTG from Tepidiforma thermophila encodes the following:
- a CDS encoding nuclear transport factor 2 family protein, whose product is MPLSVEDQLAIQQLYARYNHAIDSGNGAAWAACFTPDGRFSSASGTFEGREQLEAFGNAFATRMKARHWTNNLVLDGDGETASGSCYLMLLRLAPGEQPPASILVTAIYRDELVRTAEGWKFASRTVVGDS
- a CDS encoding enoyl-CoA hydratase-related protein, encoding MKDYRDILTIKQQRHGIIQLNRPEKMNALSHNLRAELFDALKDFEMDPEVRTIIIRGSGRAFSAGYDLSGVSQTSDDRDYVEKRSGLPNVGPIHPGQGQWPQHLLSGYWQIWECTKPVIAQVHGYCLAGGTELASMCDLMVVAEDAIIGYPPVRAMTPVDIIYHPWHMHMRKVRELLYTGDSVTGREAVELGWANRAVPIDRLCEVTESLAERIANIDGPMLQMTKRQINRVYEIMGFRTSLQVGGDIQELGRVRPGGETFGRIARENGLKAALDWRDGPFGDYGAAPPDAPKPAAATW
- a CDS encoding acyl-CoA dehydrogenase family protein; this translates as MRWWEFESVIGSDVIALVRGAAAEAERRSALTPEVVQAIVERGWFKAWVPREFGGLELDLEAGLRLFEAAGWVDGSFGWSVMIGAGGGVFAGLMRETTAHAVFDPKEAVIAGSGNPRGTAERVPGGFRVSGRWQWASGAPWATTFTANCVVTEGGEPVPGANGGPLIRAMAFEPAQVRIHETWDAHGMRGTASHDMEVTEAFVPEERMFSVFEGEPWHPATVFRVPFVEFAEATTASVLPGVALRLFDLVAASTRERTEYGGPRLMAERDDVRSRMAEALVTVEAGRTLLFDAARQTWAEAERGRPAPSTLARLSLAANFAAAGALRAGSIVAPLGGMALNQRADEAGRAWRDLQTAGQHGAIRPTGLAMRGAELLAD
- the pdxA gene encoding 4-hydroxythreonine-4-phosphate dehydrogenase PdxA, whose amino-acid sequence is MSLPRLVVTMGDPNGIGPEVVAKALARADVRAAAEVRVVGLRHVLAPWLEAAGAGGADVVEPVAAPGFRVRHGEVDAEAGRLAHRWVEFAAAACLAGEADGMVTAPVNKAAFAAAGIRETGHQEVLQRVSGAEHVATMLVTGGLRCMHLSTHKPLREACAYVTRANVLRAIALTDREFRRWGFAQPRIAVAALNPHAGEGGLIGREEIEEIGPAVEDARAQGVDARGPFPADSVFNRAIAGEFDVVVVMYHDQGHIAIKVHGFERSVSVNLGLPFVRTSVDHGTAYDIAGRGGANAESMAEAILLAARLCSGGSLAGGGAR
- a CDS encoding aldehyde ferredoxin oxidoreductase C-terminal domain-containing protein, with translation MEIDRIVRVDMTTGEITEEPAPERLRYLGGRALGATLLLEETDPTIHPLHRDARLYICPGFLGGTAVTTSGRTSFVFKSPLTGGVKEANVGGQLGHRLARLGIKALVISGASRSGWQRLDIDQHGVRLAPAPELAGRSNYDLHRQLVGEAVGARAAATIGPAGEHRMAAASVAVTDPEGRPTRHAARGGPGAVMGAKGLKAIVVDDTGAPRTIPGLRKDDFRQHVTRFSKLVLEDPRTHNLSTVGTAGVVRFVNRDNIQSMPTRNHRFGTWDRAHTISGQYIEELGATRGGKMLPCMAGCIIKCAILFNDEHGNHVTTALEFETIALLGSNLEIGPADAVAELDRLCDDIGLDTIEIGNAIGVAMEAGVLPWGDWEGTKRLLEEVRAGTPLGRIIGNGTVHTAATFGIDRVPAVKGQGLPAWEPRTLKGMGITYATSPQGADHTAGMVTARGVNAETLVKQSRHEQLVMMAIDSAGVCQFTNALPADLAAFASTRFDIPCDDEVILRMARAAIDAEREFNRRAGFTRADDRLPRWLREEPLYLPDGPAVFDIPDTLIDAVWA
- a CDS encoding PaaI family thioesterase; the protein is MGAVPPHLAERFAATELHRLLGLELTEARPGFASIALRTSPATLSGVGGAVHGGVLAAMVDIAMLFALQASLEPGDIPNGTADLGITYLRPVHGARATAEAAIVRKGRTMVYAEVSIFDERRTLCARGRTIYALRREPPGG